ATGTGTGTTATAGTTAGTGGCTAAACTCttccaacatgtttaaaaagctcGGTCACAACTTGACGTTTCAGTAAACTTTGAGCCGCTGgtggttttctctctgagagCTTCTGAGTTTCACTTTGGGTGTTGGACTTGAACATTGACTGAGACTCATAAGGATCAAAGCCACGACCTCCGAACCTCCAAACAGTCCTCTAACAGACTGAGATATCTGCTCTGAGAAAATCAGCTtctgttttacagctttttaaatgtggatatatgtgactgactaactaactgtCAGTCATGTGGAAACCATGTTGGCTTTAGAAACTCTATTTACAACCAGTGAGAGATCAGGTTGGTGCTAAATAACATGAGAACGTTTCTCTGACAGGAGGAGACTCTCCTTCCTACAgaccacacagagacactgaggaaccataaGACCAGAACctaaacccagcatacagaggttcagtgaatgtggtgttgaaggtgtggaggtggatcagtgtgtcagaggagactctgtagaaggacagagtgccagcaggacagtccacatacactgctactctgttagagacagaggaggaggaggaggaagaggaggaggaggaggaggaggaggaggaggaggaggaggaggaggaggagatggatgttcgtctgttattgtgacagacagagtaaCGACCATCAGAGCAGaacagactccaggactgatcattatATCCAAACCAACAGTCTtcactgtttcctttccttctgattcctctgtaactcactgatatataaacGTATCCTCTCctctcgacctcccagtaacatcgaccagtcagaacatttctacacatcAGCTGATAgacatcaaatctgtctggatgatcaggatatgactgatcctccttcacacgtgtcaccttcctgttgttatcagacagtttgaggaatctgttcattgtgtttggatccagttc
The Scomber scombrus chromosome 24, fScoSco1.1, whole genome shotgun sequence genome window above contains:
- the LOC133976531 gene encoding stonustoxin subunit beta-like; translation: MNRFLKLSDNNRKVTRVKEDQSYPDHPDRFDVYQLMCRNVLTGRCYWEVERRGYVYISVSYRGIRRKGNSEDCWFGYNDQSWSLFCSDGRYSVCHNNRRTSISSSSSSSSSSSSSSSSSSSSSSSVSNRVAVYVDCPAGTLSFYRVSSDTLIHLHTFNTTFTEPLYAGFRFWSYGSSVSLCGL